In the Alphaproteobacteria bacterium genome, GATCTGCGTTACGCCCTCGAGCTGGCGGCCGAGACGGGAGTTGCGGCGAGCGGCGCCGTGAACGCGGCGGCGGCGCTGGAGGCCAGCCGCCAGGCCGGTTTCGGCGCCAACTACTGGCCGGCGCTGATCAATGTGGTGGACCCGGGAGGCAAGGGATAGACCCTGTCATGGCCGATCCCATCATCCGCGAGGCGGGAGAAGGCGACCTGACCCGGGTGCAAGCGATCTACGCCCACTACGTGCTCAACGGCCTGGCCTCGTTCGAGGAAGAGGCGCCGGACCTGGCCGAAATCAACCGCCGCTTTCGAGCCACCAAAGGCGCCGGTTTTCCCTATCTTGTGGCCGAGTTCGAGGGCCGGGTCGTCGGCTATGCCTATGCCGGCCCCTACCGCGCCCGGCCAGCCTACCGCTACAGCGTGGAGAATTCGGTCTACGTGGCGCCCGAGGCGCTGCGGCGCG is a window encoding:
- a CDS encoding N-acetyltransferase family protein, producing the protein MADPIIREAGEGDLTRVQAIYAHYVLNGLASFEEEAPDLAEINRRFRATKGAGFPYLVAEFEGRVVGYAYAGPYRARPAYRYSVENSVYVAPEALRR